A stretch of Edaphobacter lichenicola DNA encodes these proteins:
- the modB gene encoding molybdate ABC transporter permease subunit yields the protein MDFEALWLTLRLAVGTTAILLVVALPLAWWIAAGHGAGRAFVQSIVALPLVLPPTVLGFYLLIAMGPLTAPGRLLMRVFGHPLAFSFGGLLVGSILYSLPFAVQPLVAGFQAVDRGFIEAAAGLGANPAKVFATVVLPMARASLLTSAVLAFTHTVGEFGVVLMLGGNIPGATRTLSISLYDLVQDGNYAAANRTALVLIGFATVALLTIYLLPSMRKVDGRQADIVR from the coding sequence ATGGATTTTGAAGCGCTGTGGTTAACGTTGCGGCTGGCGGTGGGGACGACGGCGATTCTGCTGGTAGTAGCTCTGCCGCTGGCATGGTGGATCGCCGCAGGACATGGGGCAGGCCGCGCCTTCGTACAGTCGATAGTGGCCCTGCCCTTGGTACTCCCGCCAACCGTGCTCGGGTTCTACCTGTTAATCGCCATGGGACCGCTCACCGCTCCGGGAAGGCTTCTGATGCGAGTCTTCGGGCATCCGTTGGCGTTCAGTTTCGGCGGCCTCCTGGTAGGGTCAATACTCTACAGCCTGCCGTTTGCCGTACAGCCGCTGGTAGCCGGTTTTCAGGCGGTCGATCGAGGCTTCATAGAAGCCGCGGCGGGACTGGGTGCAAACCCAGCAAAGGTATTCGCAACAGTAGTGCTCCCCATGGCGCGCGCTTCCCTGCTCACCAGCGCAGTCCTGGCGTTCACCCACACCGTAGGCGAGTTCGGCGTGGTGCTCATGCTCGGCGGCAACATCCCCGGAGCCACGCGGACCCTGTCCATCTCGCTCTACGACCTCGTGCAGGACGGAAACTATGCGGCCGCCAACCGCACGGCGCTCGTGCTGATCGGTTTTGCGACAGTGGCGCTACTGACAATCTATCTTCTCCCCTCGATGCGGAAGGTCGACGGAAGGCAGGCTGACATTGTCCGATAG
- the modA gene encoding molybdate ABC transporter substrate-binding protein, whose translation MAAAADLQPVMPALAQRYEHETGIKLLVSFGSSSTLVTQILNGAPFDIFLAADYVFPEKIVMAGLADGAQPTPYAKGTLVLWTRKDSGLLPLTLDTLSDPRVKTIAIANELHAPYGRAAAAALRRMKLYDKLSPHFVVGENISQTAQFVESGNAQLGLISLTAASTQHFKEIGTYILVPTSQYPEIRQCAVIMTKSEHKAEAHLFLNWLLSPAVQGDLPQVGLRPVQ comes from the coding sequence GTGGCTGCCGCGGCAGACCTTCAACCCGTCATGCCGGCGCTGGCGCAAAGATACGAGCATGAAACCGGAATCAAGCTGCTCGTCAGCTTCGGATCGTCATCGACGCTCGTCACGCAGATCCTGAACGGCGCTCCGTTTGATATCTTCCTGGCCGCCGACTATGTATTTCCAGAGAAGATTGTGATGGCTGGACTGGCCGATGGTGCCCAGCCAACGCCATACGCGAAGGGCACGCTGGTGTTGTGGACGCGTAAAGACTCCGGCCTGTTGCCGCTCACCCTGGACACACTGTCTGATCCCCGCGTGAAAACAATTGCCATCGCAAATGAGCTGCACGCGCCCTACGGGAGAGCGGCGGCCGCGGCGCTCCGCAGGATGAAGCTCTACGACAAGTTGTCTCCTCATTTTGTTGTGGGGGAGAATATCTCGCAGACGGCGCAGTTTGTGGAGTCCGGCAACGCGCAGCTGGGGTTGATCTCGCTGACAGCAGCCAGCACTCAACACTTCAAAGAGATTGGAACCTACATTCTGGTGCCCACCTCGCAGTACCCGGAGATACGGCAGTGCGCGGTCATCATGACAAAGTCCGAGCACAAGGCAGAGGCGCACCTCTTTTTGAACTGGCTGCTCTCTCCGGCGGTCCAGGGAGACCTTCCGCAGGTCGGTCTGCGTCCAGTGCAGTAG